The proteins below come from a single Necator americanus strain Aroian chromosome V, whole genome shotgun sequence genomic window:
- a CDS encoding hypothetical protein (NECATOR_CHRV.G17556.T1), which yields MRQFPKVFSGSKALLKPFAAAWSASSQFFRISFELGYITPYMWDVPAPQNRNALRRFVVAKRGLIVDASRSKIKESVFLSGPPSTLPSLPYAKSQTSPSCDPPPRLVHSRNALVSADEGLLLENSPQIESTLPHLLSNSSSQFISSPPLEHQFNSTYSQYSDYESSYTSGNSFYCPSSSSTISFSSSNSVSSVHENNDFASWSGSTCSENDINFGAGIYSEGDGLTTFHSSKCQFMDNREPPDFSFIDEIYESVAAEIDAEKAAFSCPQSSINEKTAPSISLSVGQPLTIIGADGKEFRVVVEEVEQNPRESKRRTSSTLAMKRQIPLSSKRAERTRLTNTTVEEMASRKREQNRRAAERYRQKHRVVKDFEKEEKKRLEKRNVFLRSEATRLQKEIMELKTALLGTAGRTRSG from the exons ATGCGTCAATTTCCTAAG gTGTTCAGCGGTTCAAAAGCTCTGCTGAAACCATTTGCGGCCGCATGGAGTGCTTCCTCGCAGTTCTTTCGGATTTCCTTTGAGCTGGGTTACATCACACCATACATGTGGGATGTCCCAGCACCTCAAAACCG GAATGCACTCAGGAGGTTCGTTGTGGCAAAGCGCGGGTTAATTGTCGATGCATCGCGTTCGAAAATCAAGGAAAGTGTGTTTTTAAGCGGGCCTCCGTCAACACTTCCTTCGTTACCCTATGCGAAATCCCAGACGTCACCATCATGCGATCCTCCACCTCG gctgGTTCATTCCCGCAATGCTTTGGTATCGGCGGACGAAGGATTATTACTGGAAAACAGTCCTCAAATTGAATCAACATTACCACATCTCTTAAGCAA ctCTTCATCACAGTTCATTAGTAGCCCACCATTAGAGCATCAATTCAACAGCACATATTCACAATATTCTGATTATGAATCTTCGTATACATCCGGAAATAGTTTTTATTGTCCTTCTAGTTCATCTACAATATCTTTCTCATCTAGCAATTCTGTGTCAAGTGTCCATGAAAA CAACGACTTCGCAAGTTGGTCTGGCTCCACATGTTCCGAGAATGACATTAATTTTGGAGCCGGTATTTATTCCGAAGGAGATG GACTTACCACCTTTCATTCATCAAAATGTCAATTTATGGACAACAGAGAACCCCCTGACTTCTCCTTCATTGATGAAATCTATGAAAGTGTTGCGGCGGAAATCGATGCGGAAAAG GCAGCCTTTAGCTGTCCTCAATCAtcaattaatgaaaaaacGGCTCCTTCGATAAGTCTGTCGGTGGGCCAGCCGTTAACTATCATCGGAGCAGATGGCAAGGAATTTAGGGTTGTTGTGGAGGAAGTTGAACAGAACCCTCGAGAATCGAAGCGAAGAACAAGTAGCACTTTGGCAATGAAG aggcAGATTCCTTTATCGtcaaaaagagcagaaagaaCACGGCTAACGAACACAACTGTTGAAGAAATGGCTAGCAGAAAAAGGGAACAAAACAGAAGAGCGGCCGAGCGGTATCGACAGAAGCATAGAGTTgtcaaagattttgaaaaagag GAAAAGAAGCGACTAGAGAAGAGAAATGTATTCTTACGTTCGGAGGCTACCCgtctgcaaaaagaaataatggaaTTGAAGACAGCACTTCTCGGAACTGCTGGACGTACTAGAAGTGGTTAG
- a CDS encoding hypothetical protein (NECATOR_CHRV.G17556.T2) — MCSVHVVLHSLLLQDSSSNFDFLYILKANFDFLHILTDLYERMSESSCASYAIEQELFDDVCLPNSAVDPYWVWGAEETSFARCPECTQEESVFLSGPPSTLPSLPYAKSQTSPSCDPPPRLVHSRNALVSADEGLLLENSPQIESTLPHLLSNSSSQFISSPPLEHQFNSTYSQYSDYESSYTSGNSFYCPSSSSTISFSSSNSVSSVHENNDFASWSGSTCSENDINFGAGIYSEGDGLTTFHSSKCQFMDNREPPDFSFIDEIYESVAAEIDAEKAAFSCPQSSINEKTAPSISLSVGQPLTIIGADGKEFRVVVEEVEQNPRESKRRTSSTLAMKRQIPLSSKRAERTRLTNTTVEEMASRKREQNRRAAERYRQKHRVVKDFEKEEKKRLEKRNVFLRSEATRLQKEIMELKTALLGTAGRTRSG, encoded by the exons ATGTGTTCTGTTCATGttgttctt cattcaTTGCTGCTACAAGACTCATCGAGCAATTTCGACTTCCTTTATATTCTCAAGGCCAATTTCGACTTTCTTCATATTCTGACAGACTTATACGAAAG aatgaGTGAATCCTCTTGTGCGTCGTATGCTATAGAGCAAGAATTATTCGATGACGTATGTCTCCCCAACTCTGCCGTAGATCCTTATTGGGTTTGGGGTGCTGAAGAGACCTCTTTCGCTAGATGCCCT GAATGCACTCAGGAG GAAAGTGTGTTTTTAAGCGGGCCTCCGTCAACACTTCCTTCGTTACCCTATGCGAAATCCCAGACGTCACCATCATGCGATCCTCCACCTCG gctgGTTCATTCCCGCAATGCTTTGGTATCGGCGGACGAAGGATTATTACTGGAAAACAGTCCTCAAATTGAATCAACATTACCACATCTCTTAAGCAA ctCTTCATCACAGTTCATTAGTAGCCCACCATTAGAGCATCAATTCAACAGCACATATTCACAATATTCTGATTATGAATCTTCGTATACATCCGGAAATAGTTTTTATTGTCCTTCTAGTTCATCTACAATATCTTTCTCATCTAGCAATTCTGTGTCAAGTGTCCATGAAAA CAACGACTTCGCAAGTTGGTCTGGCTCCACATGTTCCGAGAATGACATTAATTTTGGAGCCGGTATTTATTCCGAAGGAGATG GACTTACCACCTTTCATTCATCAAAATGTCAATTTATGGACAACAGAGAACCCCCTGACTTCTCCTTCATTGATGAAATCTATGAAAGTGTTGCGGCGGAAATCGATGCGGAAAAG GCAGCCTTTAGCTGTCCTCAATCAtcaattaatgaaaaaacGGCTCCTTCGATAAGTCTGTCGGTGGGCCAGCCGTTAACTATCATCGGAGCAGATGGCAAGGAATTTAGGGTTGTTGTGGAGGAAGTTGAACAGAACCCTCGAGAATCGAAGCGAAGAACAAGTAGCACTTTGGCAATGAAG aggcAGATTCCTTTATCGtcaaaaagagcagaaagaaCACGGCTAACGAACACAACTGTTGAAGAAATGGCTAGCAGAAAAAGGGAACAAAACAGAAGAGCGGCCGAGCGGTATCGACAGAAGCATAGAGTTgtcaaagattttgaaaaagag GAAAAGAAGCGACTAGAGAAGAGAAATGTATTCTTACGTTCGGAGGCTACCCgtctgcaaaaagaaataatggaaTTGAAGACAGCACTTCTCGGAACTGCTGGACGTACTAGAAGTGGTTAG